A window of bacterium genomic DNA:
CGGACCTCATGTTTTTCGATCTCCCGGTACTTTTCCTGAAGCAACTTATTGTGCGCTTCAAGCTCCCCCTCCTTGAGGTAGAGGGATTTGAGATAGCGCATGGGACGGTCCTTTGCCCCGGTAAGAGCCCACGGTTTGCGGGGTTCGGGAGGCACTTCTTCCCTCTCAACGATAGGTTCCTGCATCTGGCCGAGCACTGCATCGGCCAGAACCAGTACGGGGTTCCTGTACCGGTCTGCCAGGTGAAAAGCGAGCATCGTATGGTCGTACATCTCCTGAACGCTGGCAGGGGCCAGGACGATAAGCTTGTAGTCCCCGTGCCCACCACCCTTGACGGCCTGGAAGTAGTCGCTCTGGGATGCTGCGATCCCCCCAAGACCGGGGCCGCACCGTACCACATTGACGATCACGGCCGGCAGCTCCTGGCCTGCTATGTAGGAAAGACTCTCCTGCATGAGGGAAATGCCCGGGCTGGAAGATGAGGTCATGGACCTTACTCCAAGGGCCGAGGCCCCCATGACCATATTTATGGCGGCAAGTTCACTTTCAGCCTGCACGTACTCGCCCCCGAGTCCGGGCAGAA
This region includes:
- a CDS encoding 3-methyl-2-oxobutanoate dehydrogenase subunit VorB, with protein sequence MSESKRILVKGNEALSMGAIKAGCLYYFGYPITPQNEVPEYMSRVLPGLGGEYVQAESELAAINMVMGASALGVRSMTSSSSPGISLMQESLSYIAGQELPAVIVNVVRCGPGLGGIAASQSDYFQAVKGGGHGDYKLIVLAPASVQEMYDHTMLAFHLADRYRNPVLVLADAVLGQMQEPIVEREEVPPEPRKPWALTGAKDRPMRYLKSLYLKEGELEAHNKLLQEKYREIEKHEVRFEEFKTADANLIVTAFGTSARIVRTAVNMAREKGLKVGLFRPETVYPFPKVRLKTLSESIKDFLVVEMNTGQMVEDVRLSVIGDTSVQFYGRPGGGMPTPLEVLGEIEKNYSGQ